A window from Mytilus galloprovincialis chromosome 8, xbMytGall1.hap1.1, whole genome shotgun sequence encodes these proteins:
- the LOC143042544 gene encoding sodium-dependent proline transporter-like — MGQKEKEILDRGNWSGRLDFILSCIGFSVGLGNVWRFPYLCYRNGGGAFLIPYAIMLVIAGIPLYFFELSFGQFASQGPITVWTVSPFFMGVGWAMVLISAMVCTYYNVIIMYSVYYMMVSFVNMDGDLPWQHCDHEWASDLCREEPYPKFDSMTNETDKIKSAMELKHTNCLTSLLTNLSESFSVNYTTYNDLNSSILIQNTTSCDKDLKLPSAEYFERYVLRLHEANGFGDFGGVSLKLVICLLLTWVVIFFCLMKGIKSSGKVVYFTATFPYIVLIILLIRGLTLEGFEKGIEFYMIPDWQKLKDPKVWGDAATQIFYSLGVAFGGLLTMSSYNRFKNNTIRDAFLVTLINCCTSVFAGFAVFSLLGFMAHTLNRDVKDVVDSGPGLAFIAYPEGIARMPAAPAFFSFLFFFMIFTLGLDSQFAMMETVISGFIDAFPAFLRPKKTLFTFILCVIGFLLGMPQVCKGGIYLLTLIDWYSGSYNLMIVSLCELVGICYVYGINNFKHDIEMMVGKQHPAFWIYWYITWPFITPVAIIFIVVMSGVNYAPAYYGDYVFPGYAEALGWLMVCSPLALIVLGFIVQSIRYGFPGALKKQPEWGPALDEDRAKDPRKRYEPINAVRHRNVASNGKDNLAYVGDKKVKYISNDQIRL, encoded by the exons AAAGAGATTTTAGATAGAGGGAACTGGTCTGGACGTTTGGACTTCATCCTATCATGTATTGGCTTTTCTGTAGGTTTGGGAAATGTATGGCGGTTTCCGTATCTGTGTTACAGAAATGGCGGAG GTGCTTTCCTCATTCCATATGCCATCATGTTGGTTATTGCTGGAATACCACTGTATTTCTTTGAGTTGTCCTTTGGACAGTTTGCATCTCAGGGGCCTATTACTGTTTGGACAGTAAGCCCTTTTTTCATGG GAGTTGGATGGGCCATGGTCTTGATAAGCGCCATGGTTTGTACTTACTATAATGTTATCATCATGTATTCCGTTTACTATATGATGGTTTCATTTGTAAACATGGATGGCGATCTACCGTGGCAACACTGCGACCACGAATGGGCATCAGACCTCTGCAGAGAAGAACCATACCCAAAGTTCGATAGTATGACAAATGAAACAGATAAAATTAAATCGGCAATGG AATTAAAGCATACGAACTGTTTAACCAGTTTGCTAACAAACTTGTCAGAATCCTTTTCTGTGAACTACACTACTTATAATGATCTTAATTCATCTATTCTTATCCAAAATACGACATCCTGTGATAAGGATCTGAAACTACCTAGTGCGGAATACTTTGA ACGATATGTCTTACGGCTGCATGAGGCAAACGGATTTGGTGATTTTGGAGGTGTTAGTTTGAAGTTGGTGATATGTTTACTATTAACATGGGTTGTTATTTTCTTCTGCTTGATGAAGGGCATCAAATCATCCGGAAAG GTTGTTTACTTCACGGCAACTTTTCCATACATTGtcttaattattttgttaatccGCGGCTTGACATTAGAAGGATTCGAAAAAGGAATCGAGTTTTACATGATACCAGACTGGCAAAAACTTAAAGACCCCAAG GTATGGGGTGATGCCGCTACACAGATATTTTATTCCCTTGGTGTGGCTTTTGGAGGTTTGCTTACAATGTCGAGCTACAATAGATTTAAGAACAATACCATCAG AGATGCTTTCTTAGTGACCTTGATAAACTGTTGTACTAGTGTGTTTGCTGGTTTCGCCGTGTTTTCGTTACTTGGATTTATGGCACATACACTAAACAGGGATGTCAAAGATGTTGTTGATTCTG gCCCAGGATTGGCGTTTATTGCGTATCCCGAAGGTATTGCTAGGATGCCTGCTGCTCCAGCATTTTTCTCGTTCCTGTTTTTCTTCATGATTTTCACTTTAGGACTTGACAGTCAG tTTGCAATGATGGAAACTGTCATAAGTGGTTTTATTGATGCGTTTCCAGCATTCCTCAGACCTAAGAAGACACTGTTCACCTTTATTCTCTGTGTCATTGGCTTTTTGTTGGGTATGCCTCAAGTTTGCAAG GGCGGAATATACCTATTGACACTGATAGATTGGTATTCGGGAAGTTACAACCTTATGATTGTCAGTTTGTGTGAACTGGTTGGGATATGCTATGTTTATG GCATTAATAATTTCAAACATGATATTGAGATGATGGTTGGCAAACAGCATCCAGCCTTTTGGATTTACTGGTATATCACGTGGCCGTTTATCACACCTGTGGCCATCATT TTTATCGTGGTTATGTCTGGTGTTAATTATGCTCCTGCCTACTATGGAGATTATGTATTTCCTGGCTACGCCGAAGCTCTTGGTTGGTTGATGGTATGCTCTCCATTAGCACTCATTGTATTGGGCTTCATCGTACAGAGTATCCGATACGGT TTCCCTGGAGCTTTGAAGAAGCAGCCTGAATGGGGACCTGCTCTTGACGAGGACCGTGCTAAAGATCCTCGCAAGCGATATGAGCCAATAAACGCAGTAAGACACAGAAATGTTGCATCAAACGGAAAAGACAACTTGGCTTATGTAGGAGATAAAAAAGTCAAATACATTTCTAATGATCAAATTAGACTGTAA